attataaagagttttattttattttaagtagatgatacgtattaaataaatagcataGTTTTTCTTGATGATGAacctaacatattttaaataaatattttaattgttagttCTATTATGACATAAATTTTCATCGAGTAAAAAAGGCATTTTTCAATATCcacaataaatgtttttttaaatattttttttagatatgttataaaaaaccacaaataaaacatatcttcatatttttaaacttttcagAATATTAATGTCTAtttacagttaatatttttcatttttaacgtattaaattgatttgttattataactacatatatttaacaatacatgattcaatctataaattatttagtatttttatattttttattcataacagATGctacatagttttttttaaattaaaaaacaattaattttatcgttttaatacaaaaaattcgtgtgtattttttttttttttaatcatacaacATTGAACATACACATACAACCTAACCTGGTTGCACAATAACCAAGAGTGCTGaacgaataataaaagattaattaaataattgatttgttGAAGAAACCATCCAGTAACAGCACTTCAgctacatattaaatacaaattaaaaataaatcacttatGAGGTCTCAACCTATTCATAATTCAAActagtagaaaaataaatttcttattattaatttttattttataagtatttctcAATCAACTTTTTACAAtctgcaataatattttatttgcacaAAATTGTCTATACttgcatagtatatatacaaatttaaccaTCTAGGAATGTAACTTGTGAGTCACAGActgatatattcaaataatattaatattgaaatgggAAATTCATAACCAGTTAatgaatattacaaattaacgtAATCTTTTCtaatacatataacaatatgGATTaacacctaataatattaccaataagtaataatattatcacctaGGATCAACTCCATTAAGCCAATAGTtgttaaaatagatttaaaaactatactgAATATTTCACAaacgaaaaaatgtattcatagcgtacctactattattttgaCCAATCggttagtataatttatatatatttaatataatgttctcATTTTATAAgtgaagttttaaatttaaaaaaaaagtgaaattaataataattaaaacttgaaCATGAAACAGTTTTAAGCTGGATTTCGGTATTTTTAATCGCTTTActacttaaacaaaaaaaagccATAATCGTGAATCTAATAGCTTTCTCAAATGTATGttaaacataatgtattattattaatttaaaaacatttatttaagctAAAAAGAGAATTTAAAgaacttttaatttgtttttaaaaaataatcgaaaactatttaaagacttattggaaaattaagtatcttttttgttttaaattcagtaaaactttattcaaatttctgatatactaaaaataaataactgattaaattttcataaatatgtatgtgatTTTGATTGTCACGAACTTCACGTCATAGCTATAATTCCATATTGCCAATATTAACTGTATtgctatatgtatttaaaaaatatgcaatgacGTTTCTGtttgtcaaattttaatattttactagttAAACAGAAATTGTTAAGCTCAGAAAAACATTCAATCATCCATCATTAAATTAtccattatttaatactatataggaTGTTCGATTATACAGGTCaaggaaaattatttaacttatttttactttttcataaaaaaactaaaattaaacattttacaacattcaatgtacataaataaatatatataaatctttcTATGCACTATAATATCtgtgttataaattagaatattcaacttgtttattaaaataaaatgataattctaAACCACCACTAATCACtcttaagaattaaaataatatagttaaatccatgaaaaatattttaatgttttgaattattgtatGATGTACCCTGTATTcacaataaaatgaatacctgtcaaaatatttactatacatacatatatacaaatattttgtattcgtAAAATATACGAATTTCACTTGTGTCAACAAATTTAAGAGatcaaatgtaaaacaaatcgtatatatatattgggaGAATTCGAATatgttaatcatttaaaatcgatataaatatctaattcaCTTGCGGGAACTCGACCAACAATGGCTTTCAAGAAAATTTCAATGTTTGCTAGTTTAgtggtatgtatttttttttagtatataaactaaaacaataaaccatgtttaatataaatatatataagaataaatttattaaaacttacagaacaatataataagtattgtagcaaaataaaaaaggggAAAGTAGATAATTGCTTTGCTGAACTATTTAAATGACCTCAGCtagaagtaattatttttaatataatatgtgttaaatttgaatgtgaTGATAAATCAGAGGATTCTGAGCAGATATGATCTATCTgcctatattttacatatatatttaagaaaatcattttattattagttatgtgTTCTgttgaactatttttttgtcaaaaacaatgtatttgaaaatttcattgtttgaataaaacataatatttgttaaaattttcaagtacctataagtacgatttttaaattataataaaacaactaaaatccttactatttatttaaatgtctaattttaaaattgattgacataaacacaatattttgacTAAACTTTCTGATgtggtttatttttcaacttaaaacaatattattatcagacatttactttaaatattagtaatgattcacttagtaatatttattaagtagatgttcaattgtattataataatatcaaatatttgaaaaaaaatacatttataattttaggtgGTGACCATCATAAGCTACAATGTACAAAACATTAATGCACAATCAATGGAACCATTAATAGACCAAGATTTTAATCAAGTCAAAGCCGCTTTGTTTGAATTACAAGAGGCTGAATATAATGTGATGAACGATTCACAGAAATTAAACGACATGCAAAAAGAATATTTCGCAGGAAAAGTTGACTATTCTGCTGTAGAGCGGGCAAGAAATGAACTAATCAAGTCTAAAAGCAAAATGTTCGTAAAATTTTTACGATATCTATATGCAACAAATGAATTTGAGCCTACAGTCAGTTATCAAAACTCATATCCTCAAAATCTTTACCGTACCATGGatgacttaaataattataaaaattttaatgaaatgccAGTCAATCTCGGCAACGCTCCTCAACCACCAACAATCGTAGTATaacacttatttaaattatttgttttttttttttttgtctttgaTGTATGTGATTGTTTTTCTATAACATAGAATCAAACCAATCGGTCAAACATAACCGATTTCgattcaaataaaacaaatgaatcatcgataattattcattaatattttgtcaaaattaatattaataaactccTTTAAAAttccttcaaaaaaaaaaaaaatatactattttttgatatggtatttttatttaatgcactatacattaaatataatttgctacttacataaattattaatgaggtgtagaaattaaattcaaaaaaaaaatgtttttttatattcaactaAACGCGctactatagtactatactTCTATTAGATAActatgataaacaaaaaacgtataaataatatactcgtgtgatctaaatatctaataaaatgatgaatcacttaataaattaaaacagtctaaatatttaaatcaattgtcAAACACCaacgaatatttaaaaaccgaaaagcaataaataatacagttgaaattaaatcataaagcATTTAACaagcgtatatatataaaaaataaaatataatgtctaCTGCGTATATTTAATGTGGACattaaaatgtgaataaacataatatactatactttacattatatctataatacagtgatataatattttattattatgtagcatTTATCTGCAGATAAGTTTACACAAGACAATCTTTTCTTGTATTTTCCATCGTCGTTTCGGGCACCTGCAATACTGTttccggttttttttttttttttagggcaATAAAAACCACACATGCCGGacatgacataataataatacaataatatatttcgcaCAATACACATGCGagtttttatacacaattcaTTCTAATACGGTGCCAGCATTATTTTGTCGGCAGTCAATTGAGTTCTATTGACTGGGTTTCTCTCGCCCAGTGTATATCCGGCTAAGATGTTTGTGTTTGTGATCTAACTTTCTGCTTGTCGCCGccgtatttacatttaattaggtatacacGAAACCCGGGAGCACCGcgtatcgtatattatattatatattgcgtGTGTGCATGTACGCGTAACCGAGGTCGTAGCCGTTTATAACCACATATATCGGACGCACGCTGAAGGGTATTACTGTGTAGTCGGACGACAATATTGTAACCATATTACAATGACTcgaaaaaaattcgatattttttttttgtttttattttcatcttgTACACACAATCGTGATACGATGTATACGCACTGTGAATACAAATTCCGCTTGGTGTTaagtattagaatattttaaacacaactaataaataaataataaacgaaaacCGCGAATCaggaaaattgtaaaaaaacgaatcgttgaatattttcataaaacatcCCACCATTATTAGCATAAAAGCCACGATGACTGTGTATTTCGCTATGGTTATAATCGCTGTATggggaaaataattttaaaaaactaattggACACTATGAATTCAaactacattttattcaatggACGACTTACGGCAACCAatgccattatattataggaacTGTTTtatagtaagaaaaaaaaactaataatatcgattaaatatgacatattttttttaaaattgtgcaGACAACTGAAAttacttacaaaataaaacgattcgcttatatttttaaattttatcggtAACatgtaaattactattatcataattgttattttataaaattgacccataataataagtcaacttatattcaaacatttaatttttattatttaatatgataaaaacttcaattattttgataatctaaacaagaaaatatatgaaaaatgtaaaccAATAACCGTCAAATGCAAACGATATTCGGTATTAATgactacattataaaaaaataaaattatctatattatgacTGAAATGACTCAATAAAATGAATCACTCGaatgtttaactattaatGTTTAACTTCTTATCagtaaaattcattaattattattatttttctttttttttcttttcttttttatgaCACTGATTCGCAATAATAAttcgtattatattcaaacatttaaaattgttcagtaaaaacttttttgtatAGTTAGTTAAAAACTTCAAACTTCCTGATTATCTGAACGAAAAAacgtttgtaaaatataaaccaataATCATCAAGTGTAAATGGTAATgactatattatgaaaaaagtttattttttatttttatgaaattctttacacaataattaaaactgttattcttgttcataatattttaattgcaataggattatataatatacgccatACGTTGCatgtaattaacaatttagtaTTAAGCACGTGAGGtactaataatacttaatatttaatattcaaaaccatttacagttaatacatattaatagatAACGAAACATTCTATAGATTAGTAACATTACTTACAGTTGCTACTACACATTATTGCAATTGAAACCTATAATTGGATAACTCATCTTTAAACGATATGTGGTATTTTATCACTATTTGtagcaattttaaaatattgtagctACCTAAgaacaaatattgaattagCATTATAAATACGTTCATTATTTGTTGGAAAAACAAACGCATGAAAAGGTACAGCTTAATATACAAAacgtagttttaattaatggtAAACAATGCTATGGGAATAGTAAAGGATAAAAATGAGTATAGTAATActgcaataacaataaaaaataaataaagtttatactaGGATTACGgttgcatattataaacattaaactaggtattttattttgaatccgATTTCACGTAGAAATGATTGAATGCATTTTTAGTGTCCACGTGATACATTTTAGAAACTGTCATAGGTGGAGTCGACGGCGGAGACGACAAAAGTTGTCAGAATATATATTCATCCcttatatatgttaatattcttCAATTTCCGGACTTGTGATACAAACTGAGTAAATAATGTGtctagaatataaatatgtgttgcttttgacgtatattcatatttttgaacatttcttTATCGCAAGttttatcatcatttttttcttgtaattgtcgtcgttatatttttaaatatcgtcTTCTTATAGGACAAATACAAATGCAATAGgtacgattataataaatgtattataacaaaatatatttttttactaactaaaatgtaatattatttacaaaaaacaaggtaatttataaagaatacTTTGAAGAAAAACCTATtcaaaacgatttttaattatatgttcaaCTTAATCAAACAAGTGAATTGATCAAATAAAGAAAACTTTGtattggtatttattattaatttaataactcccATGTCACGTACTGGTGTTTgcaaatacaatgtatatgaaagagagagagaaagagtgGCATAAAGAAAAAGTGAAGtatcattgatattatatatttttattaataagtaagttCATGCGCACTGCGCAGTAATTAATcataacgaatataatattatcacgtgTGTGAAATTAATTACCAATATGACTTATACGGTTTAATCgggtcattatttttataacacaacATTGTACCATACTgtagatacaatatattattatattatgtctttgATTTCGGTGTGGTATTTAAACCGCAGAGACGCATTAGCACAATATTTCGCTCGTACATTATACCATAGTCCCTTCAAATTTATCTTTCGGcagcgtattataatatagtgcggacaaatacttaagtatatatatatatatatatatataggtacgcataatgttatattaatattcgcgCGTACAACTttcagcataatattattaaagtaccgAGTGGGATAATACAGCGGAGTGTTTAGTCTGGTTTTCACCGATTAATAAAGAATGCGTTGCGACCGTATTCGGCTATGCAATAATgggttttttagtttttattgtgttCCGACGTTCGGGCGTACAGTcgctttataattatgtttacgaTCGCTTGTTCTTCACACGCTTATTCGGAGACaaatcattattgtttaaagCCCCGACGGACCTCTGTGAACCCCGTGTAATTGTTATCAGTATTGCGTCGGATCGATTTTATCGTCACGTgttaaaacgaaataatatgaGCCACAGTCTCGCCCGGACACCACGATATACACGCGCGGtcgtaacaatattatcataaacatttaacaCGACCACGCGGATAATATGatccgtttatattatataataacatcgtGTTTGACGGTTTTTGTGGTATACATTTgtccatttttattattcagtgTTCGTCGTCATGATTTACATTTGAATATCGCATTTTACCGTAACGTTATTGTGTATtggctattatatattattattgcggaATGAAACGATAGCACTGCGCACGTCCTAATGGCGAATTGACGACTACCGGTGTaagatgtattttatatgtagacaacaaaaatttaaagcgCCCCGGGGACTCAATTATACGCGTTGGTGCgctttatcatttatatttttctcgtGGCACGTGATAACTGATTAAGTTCAAAAGCCAGTTCGTGGATACCGGTCATATGTGTACTTATTAttcgtgtataaatattttagttagatTTGATTGTTTACTGACTCGCTACAATGTACGTAACGTTCGCAGAAATGATgcgtaggtattttttttttttcattttttgatggatattttaatttaaaataaacagttccttttttattgatttctaTGTACAGGAAAGTTAACTTAATACGTCTAAACGGCGATTGCATTAAATTAAGGTTCCGGTGATGCTAAAATGAAAAAGCGTTgcattaaaatgtacacacGTCGGCGTTCcatgtaggtacattatatgttaagtatatatattgtgaaaatagttttttttaattcattgtaATTGAacatcaaacaaaaataaagcgTACTTTTTAAAACCCGTtccattcaattatattaattatgcgGTTGACAGCTGTTTACACTAAACCCAGCGTATATCGGTCAGAGAgttgaagataaaaataataacagtaaaaaaaaaaataattttggtcgATGTAATTAAAGATCGACCGTTACGATAATTCGGGTATAATTCCCTTATAAACAAGAAATGGCAATGTCCTCCACCACTGCCACAACTACTCAACTACCTCCACGCCGCAACCGCCATTTCTATTGCTATAATACGCCGACGGACGGATTAAACGAAAAGATCCGAATAgatatactgttttttttattttttttacattattactattattgtaattattagcGTACATTTTAGACCGGACCAATAACAGCCATAAAACGCATCGTCGGTGGTCGTCCAATTAGCGAACGGCTCGCGGCCCCGTTTGACTTCGACAAGAATAATTATCcgcaataatatcataataacattacaaCGTGCCGAACACATAGGGCGAGATTTTTACTACCGGAACGCGCGTTAAACCGTTGTGGCAGACCCGTGACTCGCACTCCCTCTATGGgcgctacaataataattataatattattatactgcgcATTTTATGC
This sequence is a window from Rhopalosiphum maidis isolate BTI-1 chromosome 1, ASM367621v3, whole genome shotgun sequence. Protein-coding genes within it:
- the LOC113553665 gene encoding uncharacterized protein LOC113553665; translated protein: MAFKKISMFASLVVVTIISYNVQNINAQSMEPLIDQDFNQVKAALFELQEAEYNVMNDSQKLNDMQKEYFAGKVDYSAVERARNELIKSKSKMFVKFLRYLYATNEFEPTVSYQNSYPQNLYRTMDDLNNYKNFNEMPVNLGNAPQPPTIVV